In the Candidatus Saccharimonas aalborgensis genome, one interval contains:
- a CDS encoding IS1595 family transposase, translating into MEAFNLIQFYDSFATEEQCQKFLFEQRWSDGVTCPKCGEIGIKYYKLASGRMKCASCRNPFTVRMGIIFEESPVPLRKWFLAIYLCTSLKKGVSSIQLSKYIGVTQKTAWFMLQRIRHVFETGSFEKLTGEVEMDEAYIGGSDKYKHHNKKLKTLTGKGAQGHGSKNSKAPVVGMVERGGRLRVIATKDTGSATLMNLARKNIAIDATIYTDEHMPYRTLPKIGFKHESVNHGVKEFVNGMASTNTAEGFWSHLKRGINGIYHHVSAKHLQLYCDEYTFRWNTRELTDGERFEVWFDNIDGKRLMYRNLICRRS; encoded by the coding sequence ATGGAAGCATTCAACCTCATCCAATTCTACGACTCATTTGCCACAGAAGAACAGTGTCAAAAGTTCTTGTTTGAGCAGCGCTGGTCAGACGGCGTTACTTGCCCAAAATGTGGTGAAATAGGTATCAAGTATTATAAGCTCGCCAGCGGCCGCATGAAGTGCGCTAGCTGCCGTAACCCATTTACCGTCCGTATGGGTATTATCTTTGAAGAAAGCCCTGTACCGCTCCGTAAATGGTTTTTGGCGATCTATCTATGTACGAGCCTCAAAAAGGGCGTGTCTTCTATTCAGCTAAGTAAGTATATTGGCGTCACCCAAAAAACTGCTTGGTTTATGCTCCAACGTATACGCCATGTGTTTGAAACTGGCAGCTTCGAGAAGCTAACTGGTGAGGTTGAAATGGACGAGGCGTATATAGGCGGCTCAGATAAATACAAGCACCACAACAAGAAACTTAAGACTCTTACTGGCAAAGGCGCACAAGGCCACGGCAGCAAGAATAGTAAAGCTCCTGTCGTCGGCATGGTTGAACGTGGCGGCCGCCTACGCGTTATTGCAACAAAAGACACAGGTAGCGCTACGCTCATGAACCTAGCGCGCAAGAACATTGCTATTGACGCTACGATCTACACAGACGAACACATGCCGTATCGCACCCTGCCTAAAATTGGTTTCAAGCACGAAAGCGTCAACCACGGCGTCAAAGAGTTTGTAAACGGCATGGCTAGTACGAACACCGCAGAGGGCTTTTGGTCGCACCTAAAGCGCGGTATCAATGGTATTTACCACCATGTAAGCGCCAAGCATTTGCAGCTATACTGTGATGAATATACGTTCCGCTGGAATACGCGCGAACTGACTGACGGCGAGCGTTTTGAGGTATGGTTTGATAACATCGACGGCAAGCGCCTGATGTACAGGAACCTCATTTGCAGGCGTTCTTAA
- the der gene encoding ribosome biogenesis GTPase Der translates to MAAKLPMVAIIGRANAGKSSLFNRMVRSQQAIVAREAGTTRDNVTGKVQYQDHQFWLVDTAGLKDPLDEFEATIQHQIDDAAEAADVIIVVVDSTEYPGDEDRMVAKKALKSKKPVILVTNKADLKTSLPDTEFRCLGISDSIRTSAEHNSGIAELLTKITDLIPIARESEPDDVVRIALIGRPNVGKSHLFNTLAGKQQALVANIAGTTRDLGRTRVTFHRQTLELIDTAGVRRQGKQEVGIEKFSVLRTLQAIEEADVCFLLMDVGELNTQLDQRLAGLINEAGKGLVLVVSKWDSVEGKDAFTRDALAPKIAHSFDFVPWAPLIFTSSVTGQNVTKLFELATDIITRRNQATKTRVLNDLLQQAVQKHPPAGLKNSHPKLRYMVQTDTAPPWFVIYGSNLKFVHWSYKRYLERLLRETYDYSGTPVKFSYRDEKQIKANRERIAKGLEPVTKAYKQRKKAEQSAK, encoded by the coding sequence ATGGCGGCAAAACTCCCTATGGTTGCTATTATCGGACGTGCGAATGCGGGCAAAAGCTCGCTTTTTAATCGTATGGTCCGCTCACAGCAAGCAATTGTTGCCCGTGAGGCTGGGACCACCCGAGATAACGTCACGGGCAAGGTGCAGTACCAAGACCATCAATTTTGGCTTGTCGACACGGCCGGTCTCAAGGATCCATTGGATGAGTTCGAGGCAACCATTCAACACCAGATTGATGATGCTGCTGAGGCCGCAGATGTTATCATTGTTGTCGTTGATAGTACTGAGTACCCAGGCGATGAGGATCGCATGGTTGCCAAAAAAGCGCTCAAGAGCAAAAAACCAGTTATCCTCGTTACAAACAAGGCTGATCTAAAAACGAGTCTGCCCGACACAGAGTTTCGCTGCCTAGGGATAAGCGACAGTATTCGTACAAGTGCTGAGCATAACAGCGGTATCGCCGAGCTATTAACCAAGATTACAGACTTGATCCCCATAGCACGCGAGTCTGAGCCAGATGACGTCGTACGAATCGCATTGATTGGTCGTCCAAATGTTGGCAAAAGTCACTTGTTCAACACGCTCGCTGGCAAGCAGCAAGCGCTTGTCGCAAATATCGCAGGGACGACCCGCGATCTCGGGCGCACTCGCGTAACGTTTCACCGCCAAACACTCGAGCTCATTGACACAGCGGGTGTCCGTCGCCAGGGAAAGCAAGAGGTGGGAATCGAAAAGTTTTCGGTCTTGCGCACGCTCCAGGCCATCGAAGAAGCCGATGTTTGCTTCCTCCTGATGGATGTTGGCGAGCTAAACACCCAACTCGACCAACGTCTGGCTGGTCTCATCAACGAAGCGGGCAAAGGGCTAGTCTTGGTTGTAAGCAAATGGGACAGTGTGGAGGGAAAAGACGCCTTTACTCGCGACGCCCTCGCCCCGAAAATAGCCCACAGCTTCGATTTTGTACCTTGGGCACCACTCATTTTTACGAGCAGTGTGACTGGTCAAAACGTTACCAAACTCTTTGAGCTTGCTACCGACATTATCACTCGCCGCAATCAGGCAACTAAGACGCGTGTTCTCAACGATCTCTTACAGCAAGCCGTCCAAAAACATCCACCGGCCGGTCTCAAAAACTCGCACCCCAAACTCCGCTATATGGTTCAGACCGATACCGCTCCGCCATGGTTCGTCATCTATGGGAGCAACCTCAAGTTTGTCCACTGGAGCTACAAACGCTATCTGGAGCGACTGCTGCGCGAAACGTATGATTATAGTGGCACTCCTGTAAAGTTTAGCTACCGCGACGAAAAACAAATCAAGGCCAACCGCGAACGTATTGCCAAGGGTCTTGAACCCGTTACAAAAGCATACAAGCAGCGCAAGAAAGCCGAACAATCCGCCAAATAA
- a CDS encoding pseudouridine synthase, with protein sequence MLPGNSQRLNKYLALALGISRREADLLIEKGSVCVNGVTAQLGLQVSSSDHITVNNKEIPLAPTKYTYLLLNKPAGYVCSRRSQGDTPTIYDLLPLPLKHLKSVGRLDKDSSGLIILTNDGDFAHRMTHPQYRKTKVYRIRLDRDLEPLHQQMISDIGITLDDGRSQLTLAKLRDGNLREWQVTMSEGRNRQIRRTFAALGYTVVRLDRTNFGNYSLGDIKRGLYHQINIQ encoded by the coding sequence GTGTTACCTGGTAATTCACAGCGACTCAATAAATACCTCGCTCTTGCGCTTGGTATTTCACGTCGCGAAGCGGATCTGCTGATCGAAAAAGGTAGCGTGTGTGTTAATGGCGTCACCGCTCAACTCGGCCTCCAGGTAAGCTCATCTGATCATATTACGGTAAACAACAAAGAAATACCCTTGGCACCCACCAAGTACACCTACCTCCTCCTCAATAAGCCCGCCGGGTACGTCTGTTCACGACGCTCCCAGGGAGATACCCCAACAATTTACGACCTTCTACCATTACCCCTCAAACACCTTAAATCAGTTGGTCGTCTCGATAAGGACAGCTCAGGCCTTATCATACTTACCAATGATGGAGACTTTGCCCACCGCATGACGCACCCTCAGTATCGCAAAACAAAAGTATACCGTATACGCCTCGATCGTGATCTCGAACCACTCCACCAGCAAATGATTAGTGACATCGGCATCACTCTCGACGATGGACGTAGTCAACTGACCTTAGCAAAACTGCGTGATGGCAATTTGCGCGAGTGGCAAGTAACGATGAGTGAAGGCCGTAATCGACAGATACGCCGTACTTTTGCCGCACTAGGATATACAGTGGTGAGGCTCGATAGGACTAATTTCGGTAATTATTCACTGGGTGATATAAAGCGCGGTCTTTACCATCAGATTAATATTCAGTAG
- a CDS encoding response regulator transcription factor: protein MTKILLVEDDKSLREIYGVRLLAEGYDIVSAGDGEEALAMAIKDRPDLIVSDVMMPKISGFDMLDILRSTTETKGIKVIMMTALSSEDQRKRGESLGADRYLVKSQVGIEDVVRTVHEVLGDAPITANTLRPASSTTSAPLPPSPAAPTSSPAPVAPVAPMPPAAPLPQPTAATSAPSPQPAPTLTQPQASPPPLPQPTAPFSTPRPATLGDRVIHPLQPSEPPRDYNNLMARELANGVQGTAAPVMPQPQAPTAPPIPTPPPTFSAPVVATPPAASGLSFEETPRPPVAPPLPTVPMPQSPTPPSNPVTPVV, encoded by the coding sequence ATGACAAAGATACTGCTAGTCGAGGATGACAAAAGCTTACGAGAGATCTACGGTGTACGCCTATTAGCGGAAGGATACGATATTGTCTCGGCAGGCGACGGCGAAGAAGCACTCGCCATGGCAATCAAGGATCGTCCTGATCTTATTGTTAGTGATGTGATGATGCCAAAAATCAGTGGATTCGATATGCTTGATATCCTGCGATCAACAACCGAGACGAAGGGCATTAAGGTCATTATGATGACCGCTCTTAGCAGCGAAGATCAGCGTAAGCGGGGTGAAAGCCTTGGCGCCGATCGCTACCTGGTAAAGTCACAGGTTGGTATTGAGGACGTCGTACGCACAGTGCATGAAGTCTTAGGTGACGCACCTATCACTGCAAATACGCTGAGGCCCGCTTCCTCTACCACTTCCGCCCCGTTACCCCCTTCGCCGGCAGCGCCTACTTCCTCTCCAGCACCCGTAGCTCCTGTTGCTCCCATGCCCCCTGCCGCTCCGCTTCCTCAACCAACGGCAGCTACGTCCGCACCATCACCTCAGCCAGCGCCCACCTTAACACAGCCCCAGGCATCACCACCACCTCTGCCGCAACCGACTGCACCGTTTTCCACCCCTCGCCCGGCTACACTCGGGGATAGGGTCATTCATCCACTGCAGCCTTCAGAACCTCCGCGCGACTACAACAATCTCATGGCAAGAGAACTGGCAAACGGCGTCCAAGGCACCGCTGCACCCGTAATGCCTCAACCGCAAGCTCCCACCGCTCCTCCCATTCCAACGCCTCCACCAACGTTTTCTGCACCGGTAGTTGCGACCCCACCGGCCGCCAGTGGTCTTTCCTTTGAGGAAACACCTCGGCCGCCTGTAGCGCCTCCTCTGCCCACAGTACCCATGCCTCAGTCTCCGACGCCACCGAGCAATCCGGTCACTCCTGTTGTATAA
- a CDS encoding ATP-binding protein, which translates to MLVAAAVLGLYAWSFFSGVKQPNNTLLVADYAAIVAAATLISSFIAYEWTPHRFIGLSSRLIYGLLLVTIGCLMAGTGGISSPFIALWMAASVFAGVFGKQGIIMLFIVVNAILFWQYSSNTLTTNSLMLALLAGDLPLAVGMLIWGHQGDNDDEETSEDKSYHELATQLSQVSGKSEVVINAIADGVIALDSKGSVELINPAAQQLIGWGKQDALGLSYKSVLKLVDGKNQEPDVMNDPITKALNENKQATSSVLSLVTSSGKTTLISIVVSPVGQAGSGVIIVFRDISGEKAEERQQAEFISTASHEMRTPVASIEGYLGLALNPNTATIDDKARDFITKAHASAQHLGRLFQDLLDVTKADDARLKNNPKVVDVVPFVHDIFEGLESKAKEKNLHFIYKPLPEDNVTKEKLNGRRLSPVFYVNVDNDHLREVMSNLIENAIKYTPSGDVVVDVNGDDNHIVMSIADTGLGIPREDQAHLFQKFYRVDNTDTREIGGTGLGLYLCRRLTETMGGRIWLESEYKKGSTFYVELPRINHEDAMRLIEQASIEAENAAAATTTTPISTSTTTLAVPPSLPAIPDISTPSQSAPVGVVTAPPTTPLLAPAPLMAPASQPLVPGRTYAAPNIPLSTIEANPSAFISHHGATRVSPQAEIKR; encoded by the coding sequence ATGCTAGTAGCAGCCGCAGTTCTTGGCCTCTACGCGTGGTCGTTCTTTTCAGGAGTCAAGCAACCAAATAACACACTCCTTGTCGCAGATTATGCGGCAATCGTCGCCGCAGCGACCCTCATAAGCTCCTTTATTGCGTACGAGTGGACCCCCCATCGATTTATCGGTCTCTCTTCGCGCCTCATCTATGGCCTACTGCTCGTAACCATCGGTTGCTTGATGGCTGGGACGGGTGGCATATCTTCGCCATTTATCGCGCTCTGGATGGCTGCGTCAGTGTTTGCGGGCGTATTCGGGAAGCAGGGGATCATCATGCTTTTTATCGTAGTCAACGCTATACTCTTTTGGCAATATTCGAGCAATACACTCACGACCAATAGTCTCATGCTCGCTCTCCTAGCGGGAGATCTACCGCTTGCTGTTGGCATGCTCATTTGGGGACATCAGGGCGACAATGACGACGAGGAAACCTCGGAGGATAAATCCTACCATGAACTCGCGACACAGCTTAGCCAAGTTTCGGGCAAATCTGAGGTAGTGATCAATGCCATTGCCGACGGAGTCATCGCTCTCGACAGTAAAGGGTCGGTCGAATTGATAAATCCTGCTGCGCAGCAGCTGATAGGGTGGGGCAAGCAAGATGCACTCGGCCTTAGCTACAAATCGGTACTCAAACTCGTTGATGGCAAAAATCAAGAACCTGATGTCATGAATGATCCGATCACAAAAGCCCTCAACGAAAACAAACAGGCCACCTCATCAGTTCTCAGTCTTGTCACCAGCTCGGGCAAGACCACTCTTATCTCCATTGTTGTGTCACCGGTTGGTCAAGCCGGCTCTGGTGTTATTATTGTTTTTCGTGACATTAGCGGAGAGAAGGCAGAGGAACGTCAACAAGCCGAGTTTATCAGTACAGCAAGTCACGAAATGCGTACGCCGGTTGCTTCTATCGAAGGATACTTAGGCCTAGCACTCAACCCCAATACCGCTACCATCGACGACAAAGCACGTGATTTTATTACTAAAGCACACGCCTCGGCACAGCACCTTGGCCGACTCTTTCAGGACTTGCTCGACGTCACCAAGGCAGATGACGCCCGACTCAAAAATAACCCTAAAGTGGTTGATGTCGTCCCCTTTGTTCATGATATCTTTGAGGGGCTTGAGTCAAAAGCAAAAGAAAAAAATCTTCATTTTATCTACAAACCGCTACCCGAAGACAATGTCACCAAAGAGAAACTAAACGGGCGACGCCTGAGCCCAGTATTTTATGTCAATGTCGACAACGATCACCTCCGCGAGGTGATGAGCAACCTTATAGAGAACGCCATCAAGTACACACCGAGCGGCGATGTTGTTGTTGACGTCAATGGTGATGACAATCATATCGTGATGAGCATCGCCGATACGGGGTTAGGCATTCCTAGAGAAGACCAAGCACACCTTTTCCAAAAGTTTTATCGAGTGGACAATACCGACACGCGTGAAATTGGTGGTACCGGCCTTGGCCTCTATCTCTGTCGTCGCCTCACCGAAACAATGGGGGGACGTATTTGGCTAGAAAGCGAATACAAAAAAGGGAGCACCTTCTATGTGGAGCTTCCCCGTATCAACCATGAAGATGCGATGCGTCTGATTGAGCAAGCGAGTATCGAGGCCGAAAATGCAGCTGCGGCAACAACGACCACACCGATTTCAACAAGTACCACAACACTTGCTGTGCCACCGTCACTGCCAGCTATTCCTGACATCTCAACTCCTTCCCAAAGCGCCCCTGTGGGCGTGGTTACCGCACCACCAACGACCCCACTACTAGCACCGGCACCTCTGATGGCACCCGCATCTCAACCCCTCGTTCCAGGAAGAACCTACGCCGCTCCAAATATTCCGCTGTCAACAATTGAAGCAAATCCAAGTGCATTTATCAGCCATCACGGAGCGACACGTGTGTCTCCACAAGCTGAAATCAAGAGATAA
- a CDS encoding DUF1295 domain-containing protein, which translates to MVVIGDLAVSFFAALAVMSCAFVVGWYKKRYDGVDVAWGMAILASVIVQIPFHFTHSTVAIAASACICLWALRLSFHIGKRWLHAKAEDPRYVALKKQWPKRFVGLQTFFRIYLVQAVLAVIVSLPGIALWLDKPAVSSLTALGLVLWVGGFIIESVADYQLRSHVAQKPGTLMTSGLWRYSRHPNYFGELVMWWGIACLSLSSPSWWLATIGAATISILIIFISGIPPSEQRSSRYPNWNEYRRATSVLVPLPPQQR; encoded by the coding sequence ATGGTGGTCATAGGCGATCTTGCGGTTAGTTTTTTTGCAGCACTCGCTGTTATGAGTTGTGCTTTTGTTGTTGGCTGGTACAAGAAACGCTACGATGGCGTCGATGTCGCATGGGGGATGGCAATCTTGGCATCGGTAATCGTTCAAATACCATTTCATTTTACTCACTCAACCGTAGCGATTGCTGCCAGCGCCTGCATCTGCTTGTGGGCACTCCGACTATCGTTTCACATCGGAAAACGCTGGCTTCACGCCAAAGCAGAAGACCCGCGCTACGTAGCGCTCAAAAAACAATGGCCCAAACGGTTTGTTGGTTTACAAACATTTTTTCGTATCTACCTAGTACAAGCAGTCCTCGCCGTTATCGTATCTCTTCCGGGTATCGCGCTCTGGCTTGACAAACCAGCGGTGTCATCATTGACCGCATTAGGGCTTGTCCTCTGGGTCGGCGGATTTATCATTGAGTCGGTCGCTGATTACCAGCTCCGCAGCCATGTTGCACAAAAACCCGGCACACTTATGACGAGTGGCCTATGGCGATACTCACGTCATCCAAATTATTTTGGAGAACTCGTGATGTGGTGGGGAATCGCGTGTCTCTCATTGAGTTCGCCCTCTTGGTGGCTCGCGACGATTGGCGCTGCCACGATCAGTATTTTAATTATCTTTATATCAGGAATCCCACCGAGCGAGCAGAGATCAAGTCGCTACCCAAATTGGAACGAGTACCGCCGAGCCACCTCAGTACTGGTGCCACTTCCACCTCAACAAAGATAA
- a CDS encoding DUF2177 family protein has protein sequence MVEQFLVRLVVTGVVMGVFDGLWLSVVANKFYRSQIGSLLMDKPNMAAAVLFYVIYVIGIVAFVLSPALDKQSWHYALGMGALFGFVAYATYDLTNLATLKNWPLTLVIVDLIWGTVLTATVSGIAYWVMRTWWS, from the coding sequence ATGGTTGAACAATTTCTAGTGAGACTCGTCGTCACTGGCGTCGTAATGGGTGTATTCGATGGGCTATGGCTTAGTGTCGTTGCCAACAAGTTTTACCGCTCGCAAATCGGATCGCTCCTTATGGATAAGCCAAACATGGCGGCAGCCGTGCTATTTTATGTTATTTATGTCATCGGCATCGTCGCATTTGTATTATCACCAGCACTCGATAAGCAGTCATGGCACTATGCCCTAGGAATGGGCGCTCTCTTTGGGTTCGTCGCCTATGCAACCTATGACCTCACCAATCTTGCCACACTCAAAAACTGGCCTCTTACCTTAGTGATAGTGGACCTGATCTGGGGCACGGTGTTGACTGCCACAGTGTCGGGTATTGCCTACTGGGTGATGCGAACATGGTGGTCATAG
- a CDS encoding MMPL family transporter encodes MTKKSRSRVSSRWLYGLSALIVVGWLAVSGIGGPYFGKISKVSSNDLTNFLPKSAEATAVNTELLKFRDSSTIPLIAVFHDTNRDISDSDMVKLTDSAKQLRSIEGVSSDISPPIRSDDGKAAIIVIPLASGAEFKTIFPALKSTIDGAGIGISYKLAGPASFARDLQNAFGGIDVTLLLVALAVVFVILLIVYRSPLLPVIVLLGSISALSAAIIIVYHLAANGAIQLNGQVQGILSILVIGAATDYSLLYIARLREELSEHRTTWEATKAALKGSWEPIVAAGGTVIVGLLFLLLSDLGSNKALGPVGSIGIILAIISSLTFLPAALLLAGRTAFWPRKPQYDLTHNDKYEQRHRLWASVGAFVRKYPRRVWIVTSALLIVACAGYFQLKADGVAQSDFVLGKSEARDAQAILNDHFPGGSGSPTYVIVPESKVDQSVTVIDADPGVASTAITATGSPSGTAPIGKSKQKLLETLQAAIAKRGQIPAGTPVESFSPFKNATPKVIDGMVLLQVTLTDGADTQAARATIVRLRTALHPLENSIKVGGISAVQYDTIISSERDRYVIIPLILAAITVILVVLLRSLVAPIILLLTTVVSFEATLGVSAVLFNHVFQFPGADPSVVLFGFVFLVALGIDYNIFLMTRVREEINKRGVVDGTIKALVVTGGVITSAGVVLASTFAALGVIPILFLAQLAFIVAFGVLLDTIIVRSLLVPSLTIDIGRPMWWPSKLARQRKGE; translated from the coding sequence ATGACAAAAAAATCCCGCTCCCGTGTATCTTCTCGTTGGCTATACGGTCTCTCAGCACTTATTGTCGTCGGGTGGCTGGCAGTCTCTGGCATCGGCGGACCGTATTTTGGAAAGATTAGTAAAGTTTCGAGCAACGACCTCACTAACTTTTTGCCAAAAAGCGCTGAAGCAACTGCTGTAAACACCGAGCTACTCAAGTTTCGTGACAGTTCTACGATCCCGCTTATTGCAGTTTTTCACGACACTAACCGCGATATAAGCGATAGTGATATGGTGAAATTGACAGATTCAGCCAAGCAACTACGCTCAATTGAGGGCGTTTCTAGCGATATTTCACCACCGATTCGCTCAGATGATGGCAAGGCAGCTATCATTGTGATTCCCCTTGCTTCAGGGGCTGAGTTCAAAACTATCTTTCCAGCCCTGAAGTCGACGATCGATGGTGCTGGCATTGGCATTAGCTACAAACTAGCAGGACCGGCCTCATTCGCCCGTGATTTGCAAAATGCCTTCGGTGGCATCGACGTCACGTTATTATTGGTAGCACTCGCCGTTGTATTTGTTATTTTGCTCATAGTGTACCGATCACCTTTACTGCCGGTCATCGTTCTCTTGGGGTCAATCAGCGCATTATCAGCGGCAATTATCATCGTGTACCATTTGGCTGCAAATGGTGCCATCCAGCTCAACGGACAAGTGCAGGGGATTTTGTCGATCCTGGTTATTGGTGCTGCGACCGATTACTCGCTACTCTACATCGCCCGCCTACGCGAAGAGTTGAGTGAACACCGCACGACATGGGAAGCAACAAAGGCCGCACTCAAAGGCTCATGGGAACCGATTGTGGCAGCAGGCGGTACCGTCATTGTTGGGCTGCTCTTCCTCCTGCTATCTGACTTAGGATCAAACAAAGCACTTGGACCGGTAGGCTCAATCGGAATTATTTTAGCCATTATCAGCAGCCTGACCTTTCTGCCGGCCGCATTGCTGCTGGCGGGACGCACGGCCTTCTGGCCTCGCAAGCCGCAGTACGACCTAACGCACAATGACAAATACGAGCAGCGCCACAGATTATGGGCCTCAGTAGGAGCCTTCGTACGTAAATACCCACGCCGTGTTTGGATAGTAACATCCGCACTATTGATTGTCGCGTGTGCGGGGTATTTCCAACTAAAAGCCGACGGTGTTGCCCAAAGTGATTTTGTACTAGGGAAGTCAGAAGCACGGGATGCTCAAGCTATCCTCAACGATCATTTCCCGGGCGGTTCGGGATCTCCTACCTACGTTATTGTTCCGGAATCAAAGGTCGATCAATCTGTCACAGTGATTGATGCCGATCCAGGCGTTGCCTCTACGGCCATCACTGCCACTGGATCACCATCTGGAACCGCCCCGATTGGCAAAAGTAAGCAAAAACTGCTCGAAACCTTGCAGGCAGCTATCGCAAAGCGTGGTCAAATCCCTGCCGGCACCCCAGTTGAATCGTTTTCGCCCTTCAAAAACGCCACGCCAAAAGTCATCGACGGAATGGTACTTCTCCAGGTGACTTTAACAGATGGCGCGGATACACAGGCGGCGCGAGCGACAATCGTCAGGCTCAGGACTGCCCTCCATCCGCTCGAAAACAGTATCAAGGTAGGCGGTATCAGCGCAGTCCAATATGACACCATTATCTCATCTGAGCGCGACCGTTATGTTATTATTCCGCTCATCTTAGCAGCCATTACAGTCATCTTAGTGGTTCTGCTACGCTCCCTAGTGGCACCAATCATACTGCTCCTAACAACAGTCGTTTCTTTCGAGGCGACACTTGGCGTATCGGCAGTCTTGTTTAACCACGTATTCCAATTCCCGGGCGCAGACCCATCTGTTGTGTTATTTGGATTTGTTTTCCTGGTCGCACTTGGTATTGACTACAATATCTTCTTGATGACACGGGTGCGCGAGGAGATCAACAAAAGGGGGGTAGTGGATGGTACCATCAAGGCACTCGTTGTCACTGGAGGGGTCATTACCAGTGCTGGCGTTGTGCTAGCATCGACATTTGCGGCACTGGGTGTTATCCCAATTCTATTTTTGGCGCAACTTGCCTTTATCGTGGCATTTGGTGTTCTGCTCGATACAATTATCGTTCGGTCACTCCTCGTACCAAGCCTCACAATCGATATCGGGCGGCCGATGTGGTGGCCAAGCAAACTAGCCCGTCAGCGGAAGGGGGAATAG
- the zwf gene encoding glucose-6-phosphate dehydrogenase: protein MGSNSHLQTLSNPTTLVIFGASGNLAQIKLFPALYELLAYGHLPERLSIVAIFRQSSAALDTVMSQVEVTMLRQHRECDPAILARLKSLIRPIIMDSTNQEDYYRLRDMLDGIDHEFSVAHQRIFYLAIPPSIFKPVIACLGAAELNKEYDGVARRIFIEKPFGSDLASARDLIDSIKTHFEEHQIYRIDHYLAKETVQNILTFRFQNPLIRSIWNRDGIDYIHIRALEKIDIEGRSDFYESLGALRDLLQSHLLQLMALIMMDAPTAMESHAIHEQKNALLGAIKLPTEPIDEFANRGQYQGYREEVNNPESQVETYAIVKLGVDLPEWHGVPVVLETGKALDHKDTSIEVVFRDRHNIDSGRNTLTIHVQPDEGIELQLTAKSPGFGYETRPVSMNFSYNTAFEGKNPEAYERVLFDAIAGDQTLFSTSAEVLACWEILEPIIQTWRNHNSIPESYTKGSEGPVGGIGIRKSVTT, encoded by the coding sequence ATGGGTAGTAATTCTCACTTACAAACGCTCTCAAACCCCACCACGCTTGTTATCTTTGGTGCTTCAGGAAACCTTGCTCAAATCAAGCTTTTTCCTGCACTCTACGAGCTCTTGGCCTATGGGCATTTGCCAGAGCGCCTGAGTATCGTCGCGATCTTCCGACAGTCAAGTGCGGCACTCGATACCGTCATGAGTCAAGTTGAGGTGACAATGCTACGACAACACCGCGAATGTGACCCCGCAATTTTGGCGCGTCTCAAATCACTAATCCGACCAATTATCATGGATAGTACAAACCAAGAAGACTACTATCGACTCCGTGATATGCTTGACGGCATAGATCACGAATTCAGTGTTGCCCATCAGCGAATCTTCTACCTGGCCATTCCACCGAGTATCTTTAAGCCAGTTATCGCGTGCCTCGGCGCGGCCGAACTTAACAAGGAGTATGATGGTGTCGCCCGACGCATTTTCATCGAAAAACCTTTCGGCAGTGATCTTGCATCAGCAAGAGATCTGATTGACTCAATCAAAACACACTTCGAGGAACATCAAATTTACCGCATCGACCACTACTTGGCGAAAGAAACAGTCCAAAATATCCTGACGTTCCGCTTCCAAAACCCGCTCATTCGCAGTATTTGGAACCGCGATGGGATTGACTATATTCACATCCGCGCCCTCGAGAAAATTGATATCGAGGGGCGAAGCGACTTCTATGAGAGTCTTGGTGCACTTCGAGACTTACTGCAAAGTCATTTGTTGCAACTAATGGCACTCATCATGATGGATGCGCCAACTGCCATGGAAAGTCACGCTATCCATGAGCAAAAAAATGCGCTGCTCGGTGCCATCAAACTACCCACCGAACCGATTGACGAGTTTGCAAACCGTGGACAATACCAAGGCTATCGGGAAGAGGTGAATAACCCTGAATCGCAGGTTGAGACCTACGCCATAGTAAAACTTGGTGTTGACCTCCCCGAATGGCACGGCGTTCCCGTGGTATTAGAGACGGGCAAAGCACTCGATCACAAAGACACCTCGATCGAAGTAGTCTTTCGGGACCGGCACAATATTGATAGCGGACGAAACACTCTCACCATCCACGTACAACCAGATGAAGGCATTGAACTGCAGCTCACCGCAAAGTCACCCGGCTTTGGCTATGAAACACGGCCAGTATCGATGAACTTCTCCTACAATACGGCCTTCGAGGGTAAGAATCCGGAAGCCTACGAACGAGTACTTTTTGACGCGATTGCTGGCGACCAAACGCTCTTTTCGACAAGTGCAGAAGTTCTGGCGTGCTGGGAAATCCTCGAGCCCATCATCCAAACATGGCGTAATCACAATTCTATACCCGAATCCTACACAAAGGGCAGCGAAGGCCCAGTAGGCGGTATCGGTATCCGAAAGAGCGTAACAACCTAA